A DNA window from Streptomyces parvus contains the following coding sequences:
- a CDS encoding lytic polysaccharide monooxygenase auxiliary activity family 9 protein, with protein MHAKRKTALAVGAVLAPILALSLPAGSASAHGYISNPPSRQAQCAAGTVSCGAITYEPQSVEGPKGLTSCSGGNSGFAELDDDSKGWAVTPVNRSQQFEWKLTARHSTSTWQYFVGGEKIAEFDDGGAQPGATVTHQVDFGNKTGRQKVLAVWNIADTVNAFYACIDVNVG; from the coding sequence ATGCACGCGAAAAGGAAGACCGCACTCGCCGTCGGCGCCGTGCTCGCCCCGATCCTCGCCCTGAGCCTCCCGGCTGGCTCCGCCAGTGCCCACGGCTACATCTCCAACCCGCCGAGCCGTCAGGCCCAGTGCGCAGCCGGAACCGTCAGCTGCGGCGCGATCACGTACGAACCGCAGAGCGTCGAGGGCCCCAAGGGGCTCACCAGCTGCAGCGGCGGCAACAGCGGCTTCGCCGAACTGGACGACGACTCCAAGGGCTGGGCCGTCACTCCGGTGAACCGTTCCCAGCAATTCGAGTGGAAGCTCACCGCACGCCACTCGACCAGCACTTGGCAGTACTTCGTGGGCGGCGAGAAGATCGCCGAGTTCGACGACGGCGGCGCGCAGCCCGGCGCGACCGTGACCCACCAGGTCGACTTCGGCAACAAGACCGGTCGGCAGAAGGTCCTGGCCGTCTGGAACATCGCGGACACCGTGAACGCCTTCTACGCCTGCATCGACGTCAACGTCGGCTAG
- a CDS encoding TNT domain-containing protein gives MNRMRTALAALGITAGLITAPAASAAPGPDRPAPAAERHEPCTGEFRGDARLGPKWLPSKRLAPVGPLLNGYQRTGDLTPKDFLKKYWEGPADTGSWKYPPNDGFAEVNGEIDKEPVKLRTGQRLDRFGSEYGGYLAPAGDAYAERALPPQNLNTRDADTPCDYRVYKVAKPFWVWQGSIAPWFEQPGGGQQIKLDGVFLDPGEGQRLNVKWLLDNAYLTPAGA, from the coding sequence ATGAACCGTATGCGTACCGCACTCGCCGCGCTCGGCATCACCGCCGGACTGATCACCGCACCGGCGGCGAGCGCCGCGCCCGGGCCCGACCGGCCCGCTCCCGCCGCCGAACGCCACGAACCGTGCACCGGAGAGTTCCGCGGCGACGCCCGCCTCGGCCCCAAGTGGCTGCCGAGCAAGCGGCTCGCCCCGGTCGGCCCGCTCCTGAACGGCTACCAGCGCACCGGAGACCTCACCCCGAAGGACTTCCTGAAGAAGTACTGGGAAGGGCCCGCGGACACCGGCAGCTGGAAGTACCCGCCCAACGACGGCTTCGCCGAGGTGAACGGCGAGATCGACAAGGAGCCCGTCAAGCTGCGCACCGGTCAGCGCCTGGACCGCTTCGGCTCGGAGTACGGCGGCTACCTGGCCCCCGCCGGCGACGCCTACGCCGAGCGCGCCCTGCCCCCGCAGAACCTCAACACCCGTGACGCGGACACCCCGTGCGACTACCGCGTCTACAAGGTCGCCAAGCCCTTCTGGGTCTGGCAGGGTTCCATCGCCCCGTGGTTCGAGCAGCCGGGCGGCGGGCAGCAGATCAAGCTCGACGGCGTCTTCCTCGACCCGGGCGAGGGCCAGCGGCTCAATGTGAAGTGGCTGCTGGACAACGCCTACCTGACGCCCGCGGGCGCGTAA
- a CDS encoding DUF4230 domain-containing protein, whose amino-acid sequence MTSSDVTTEPAPHGDGKRTARPSRGWLKVLGAGAVVLALLFAGSRLSLLPGLDDFFGEETHDRSGPAVLKSIQDMSSYEAASGNFQVVVDLEKDTKYVPDALRGTRTLFVGAGTVDASVDLGKVSEGGVVVNEDRTTAELRLPRAVLGEPALDPDRSYAVSKQRGLLDRLGDLFSDNPGSEQAVNKLAAQHISEAAKESELTARAEKNTADMLKGLLGSLGFERVTVRFGDDQR is encoded by the coding sequence ATGACGTCCAGCGACGTAACCACAGAGCCCGCGCCGCACGGCGACGGAAAGCGCACGGCGCGCCCCTCGCGGGGATGGCTGAAGGTCCTCGGCGCAGGCGCGGTCGTGCTGGCCCTGCTGTTCGCCGGCAGCCGGCTCAGCCTGTTGCCGGGACTCGACGACTTCTTCGGCGAGGAGACCCACGACCGGTCGGGTCCCGCCGTGCTCAAGTCCATCCAGGACATGAGCTCGTACGAGGCCGCCTCGGGCAACTTCCAGGTCGTCGTCGACCTGGAGAAGGACACGAAGTACGTCCCCGACGCGCTGCGCGGCACCCGCACCTTGTTCGTCGGGGCCGGCACGGTCGACGCCTCCGTCGACCTGGGCAAGGTCAGCGAAGGCGGCGTCGTGGTCAACGAGGACCGCACCACGGCCGAACTACGGCTGCCCCGCGCCGTGTTGGGTGAACCCGCCCTCGACCCGGACCGCTCCTACGCGGTGTCCAAGCAGCGCGGTCTCCTCGACCGGCTGGGCGACCTCTTCTCGGACAACCCCGGCAGTGAGCAGGCGGTCAACAAGCTCGCCGCTCAGCACATCTCGGAAGCGGCGAAGGAGAGCGAACTGACCGCCCGGGCGGAGAAGAACACCGCCGACATGCTGAAGGGCCTTCTCGGTTCCCTCGGCTTCGAGCGGGTCACGGTCCGCTTCGGCGACGACCAGCGGTGA
- a CDS encoding mycothiol transferase: MNTAGMLAEAFDRVGEAVHAAVEGLPADDLNARLDEDANSITWLVWHLTRVQDDHIADASGTAQIWLTGGWADRFALPLDRTDTGYGHSSDEVAAVRVDSADPLLGYFDAVQERTLDFVAGLEGHALDRIVDEGWSPPVTLGVRLISVVAEDLQHAGQAAFVRGALQRA, from the coding sequence ATGAACACCGCAGGCATGCTGGCCGAAGCGTTCGACCGGGTCGGGGAGGCCGTCCACGCGGCGGTCGAGGGACTGCCGGCCGACGACCTCAACGCCCGGCTCGACGAGGACGCCAACTCCATCACCTGGCTCGTCTGGCATCTCACCCGCGTCCAGGACGACCACATCGCCGACGCCTCCGGCACGGCACAGATCTGGCTCACCGGCGGCTGGGCCGACCGCTTCGCGCTCCCCCTCGACCGGACGGACACCGGCTACGGGCACAGCAGTGACGAGGTCGCCGCCGTCCGCGTGGACTCCGCCGACCCCCTCCTCGGCTACTTCGACGCCGTACAGGAGCGGACGCTCGACTTCGTCGCGGGATTGGAGGGCCACGCACTCGACCGGATCGTCGACGAGGGCTGGTCGCCCCCGGTGACTCTGGGTGTCCGGCTGATCAGCGTCGTCGCCGAGGATCTCCAGCACGCGGGTCAGGCCGCGTTCGTCCGCGGAGCGCTGCAGAGAGCCTGA